From the genome of Agromyces intestinalis:
CGCAGGGCCGGCTCGAGGCGCTGATCAACTTCCAGACCATGGTCGAAGACCTCACCGGCCTCGACATCGCGAACGCGTCGATGCTCGACGAGGGCACCGCGGTCGTCGAGGGCATGCTGCTCGCGCGCCGCGCCTCGAAGTCGGCGTCGAACCGGTTCGTCGTCGACGCCGACGCGCTGCCGCAGACGCTCGCGCTGCTGCGCTCGCGCGCCGAGGCGGTCGGAATCGAGCTGGTCGAGGTTCCGCTGGCCGAGCGCTTCGGTTCGGGCGACGGCGATGCGGATGTCTCCGAGCCGGTGTCGGAGCTCGGCGAGCACTTCGGGGTGTTCGTGCAGTATCCCGGGGCATCCGGACGCGTGTGGAACCCGTCCGCGCTCATCGCCGCCTCGAAGGCGCAGGGCGCACTGGCCGTCGTCGCCGCCGACCTGCTCGCGCTCGCGCTCATCACCTCGCCCGGCGAGCTCGGCGCCGACGTCGCGGTCGGCACGTCGCAGCGGTTCGGCGTGCCGATGGGCTTCGGCGGCCCGCACGCCGGGTACATGGCGGTGCGCAAGGGCCTGGAGCGCCAGCTTCCGGGCCGGCTCGTCGGCGTGTCGGTGGATGCCTCGGGCGCACCCGCGTACCGGCTCAGCCTGCAGGCCCGCGAGCAGCACATCCGCCGCGAGAAGGCGACGTCGAACATCTGCACCGCGCAGGTGCTGCTCGCCGTGATGGCGTCGATGTACGCGGTGTACCACGGGCCGCGAGGCATCCGGTACATCGCGACCGAGGTGGCCGGCAAGGCGAGCCTGCTCGCCGGCTGGCTCGAGGAGATCGGGCAGACCGTCAGGCACGACGCCTACTTCGACACGCTCAGCGTGGTGGTGCCCGGTCTCGCGAAGAACGTCGTCGCGCGTGCGCGCGAGCTCGGCGTGCACCTCTGGCAGGCCGACGAGGCGACCGTTCAGGTCTCGGTCGACGAGACCACGACGCTCGACGATCTGCACGCCGTCGTGCGCGCGTTCGGCGGGCCCGAGGAGCGCGACCTCGGCGTGGGCGTCGCACTCGACGCGAACGCGCTGCCCGCCGCGCTGCGTCGCACCTCGTCGTACCTGCAGCACCCGGTGTTCAACACGCACCACTCCGAGACGCAGATGATGCGGTACCTGAAGACACTCGCCGACCGCGACTACGCGCTCGACCGGGGCATGATCCCGCTCGGCTCGTGCACCATGAAGCTGAACGCGGCGACCGAGATGCAGGCCGTCACGTGGCCGGCGTTCGCCGACCTGCACCCGTTCGCGCCCGAGGCCGACGTGGTCGGCTCGCTCGGCATGATCGAGCAGCTCGAGTCGTGGCTGGCCGAGGTCACCGGGTACGACACCGTGTCGCTGCAGCCGAACGCCGGCAGCCAGGGCGAGCTCGCGGGCCTGCTCGCGATCCGGGGGTACCACCGCGCCAACGGCGAGACCGAGCGCGACGTGTGCCTCATTCCGTCGAGTGCGCACGGCACGAACGCGGCGTCCGCGGTGCTCGCCGGCATGCGGGTCGTGGTCGTCGCGACCGACGAACTCGGCAATGTCGACCTCGACGATCTGCGAGCCAAGGTCGCCGAGCACGCCGACCGGCTCGCGGCCCTCATGATCACCTACCCGTCCACGCACGGCGTGTACGAACACGATGTGGTCGAGGTCACCCAGGCCGTGCACGATGCGGGCGGCCAGGTGTACGTCGACGGCGCGAACCTCAACGCGCTGCTCGGCTTCGCCCGGTTCGGCGACTTCGGCGGGGATGTCTCGCACCTGAACCTGCACAAGACGTTCTGCATTCCGCACGGCGGCGGCGGGCCGGGCGTCGGCCCGGTCGCGGCGAAGGCGCATCTCGCGCCGTACCTGCCCGGTCACCCGATGGCCCAGCGCGCCGACCACGCGGGCGGTGTCACCCACGACGGCGGGCCGGTATCGGCGGCGCCCTACGGGTCGCCGTC
Proteins encoded in this window:
- the gcvP gene encoding aminomethyl-transferring glycine dehydrogenase yields the protein MPASSYAVDAFGRRHIGTTPDDHQRMLEVVGHASVDALMAAAVPTSIRMGEVLSSAVPAAATEREALAELRDLAAQNTVRTSMIGLGYFGTVTPAVIQRNVLENPSWYTAYTPYQPEISQGRLEALINFQTMVEDLTGLDIANASMLDEGTAVVEGMLLARRASKSASNRFVVDADALPQTLALLRSRAEAVGIELVEVPLAERFGSGDGDADVSEPVSELGEHFGVFVQYPGASGRVWNPSALIAASKAQGALAVVAADLLALALITSPGELGADVAVGTSQRFGVPMGFGGPHAGYMAVRKGLERQLPGRLVGVSVDASGAPAYRLSLQAREQHIRREKATSNICTAQVLLAVMASMYAVYHGPRGIRYIATEVAGKASLLAGWLEEIGQTVRHDAYFDTLSVVVPGLAKNVVARARELGVHLWQADEATVQVSVDETTTLDDLHAVVRAFGGPEERDLGVGVALDANALPAALRRTSSYLQHPVFNTHHSETQMMRYLKTLADRDYALDRGMIPLGSCTMKLNAATEMQAVTWPAFADLHPFAPEADVVGSLGMIEQLESWLAEVTGYDTVSLQPNAGSQGELAGLLAIRGYHRANGETERDVCLIPSSAHGTNAASAVLAGMRVVVVATDELGNVDLDDLRAKVAEHADRLAALMITYPSTHGVYEHDVVEVTQAVHDAGGQVYVDGANLNALLGFARFGDFGGDVSHLNLHKTFCIPHGGGGPGVGPVAAKAHLAPYLPGHPMAQRADHAGGVTHDGGPVSAAPYGSPSILPISWAYVRMMGADGLRDATAAAVLAANYVAARLREHYPVLYTGENGLVAHECILDLRPLTAATGVTVDDVAKRLVDYGFHAPTMSFPVAGTLMVEPTESEDLAELDRFVDAMIAIKAEADAVGRGEWPAEDNPLHNAPHTAESVVVGEWTHPYTREQAVYPVRSLVRNKYWAPVRRIDQAFGDRNLVCACPPVEAFA